Proteins from a genomic interval of Shewanella seohaensis:
- a CDS encoding DUF1488 family protein, with protein sequence MNQSILFPDLQHWDETQKHICFIALQQGMNIKCYISAQKLAQLNDFSPQPNSDEAAAMLALFDAVRFDAEEMAEALIEAEEFDEFGAVHLG encoded by the coding sequence ATGAATCAGAGTATTTTATTCCCCGATCTGCAACATTGGGATGAAACCCAAAAGCACATTTGCTTTATTGCCCTGCAGCAGGGAATGAACATTAAGTGTTATATCAGCGCGCAGAAGCTGGCGCAGTTAAATGATTTTTCGCCTCAGCCTAATAGCGATGAAGCGGCCGCCATGTTAGCGCTGTTTGATGCGGTGCGATTCGATGCGGAAGAAATGGCAGAAGCCTTAATTGAAGCAGAAGAGTTTGATGAGTTTGGCGCTGTGCACTTAGGCTAA
- the hemF gene encoding oxygen-dependent coproporphyrinogen oxidase, with amino-acid sequence MSVPDATVVKAFLLDLQNRICAGLEQLDGQASFAADSWTRTEGGGGTSRVLTQGAVFEQAGVNFSHVTGAAMPASATAHRPELAGRSFEAMGVSLVIHPKNPYIPTTHANVRFFIAHKDGADPVWWFGGGFDLTPYYPFEEDVREWHQTAKNLCLPFGDDVYPKYKKWCDEYFFLPHRNETRGVGGLFFDDLNQAGFDKSFDFMQAVGNGFLTAYAPIVERRKETPYGEREREFQLYRRGRYVEFNLVYDRGTLFGLQTGGRTESILMSMPPLVRWQYAYTPEAGSPEADLYDNYLKPRDWV; translated from the coding sequence ATGAGCGTGCCAGATGCGACAGTGGTAAAAGCATTTTTACTCGATCTACAGAATCGAATTTGTGCGGGTCTTGAGCAATTGGATGGGCAAGCAAGCTTTGCGGCCGATTCATGGACACGCACCGAAGGCGGTGGCGGTACCAGTCGTGTCTTAACCCAAGGTGCAGTATTCGAACAAGCTGGGGTGAACTTTTCCCATGTAACAGGTGCGGCCATGCCTGCATCGGCAACGGCTCATCGACCAGAATTGGCGGGGCGTAGTTTTGAGGCTATGGGCGTTTCTTTAGTGATTCACCCTAAAAACCCTTATATTCCAACTACCCATGCTAACGTGCGTTTCTTTATTGCCCATAAAGACGGCGCGGATCCCGTTTGGTGGTTTGGTGGTGGTTTTGACTTAACGCCTTACTATCCTTTCGAAGAAGACGTGCGTGAGTGGCATCAAACCGCTAAAAATCTGTGTCTGCCCTTTGGCGATGATGTATATCCTAAATATAAGAAGTGGTGTGATGAGTATTTCTTCCTGCCACATCGTAACGAAACCCGCGGCGTGGGCGGATTGTTTTTCGATGACTTGAACCAAGCAGGCTTTGATAAGAGTTTCGATTTTATGCAGGCGGTGGGGAATGGCTTCTTAACCGCTTATGCGCCGATTGTTGAGCGCCGTAAAGAGACGCCATATGGCGAGCGTGAGCGTGAGTTCCAGTTATATCGTCGCGGCCGTTATGTTGAGTTCAATCTGGTATACGACAGAGGTACCTTGTTCGGCCTGCAAACTGGTGGTCGCACTGAGTCCATTTTGATGTCAATGCCGCCATTGGTACGCTGGCAATATGCTTATACGCCAGAGGCGGGTAGCCCTGAGGCAGATCTATACGATAACTACCTCAAACCTCGAGATTGGGTATAA